Proteins encoded by one window of Cloeon dipterum chromosome 4, ieCloDipt1.1, whole genome shotgun sequence:
- the LOC135944139 gene encoding venom protein 302-like, which produces MKLTAVSTLLLLGAALEPLSVLGLSFPDVCSPSSCLRAPSKCAYGKVKDACNCCDFCGNGPGEHCGGEFNILGMCGKGMECVSNNVNEPTTFPEGLCVWKMRTAFQPGKKQQQQPAKLQTPPPGLKFVPQKQQWLRSKAWRKFSANQPQREGKVAKKGQQTSFN; this is translated from the exons ATGAAGCTCACCGCCGTCTCcactctgctgctgctcggaGCCGCGCTCGAACCCCTCTC AGTTTTAGGACTGTCGTTCCCAGATGTTTGCAGTCCTTCAAGCTGTTTAAGAGCACCCTCTAAATGCGCTTATGGAAAAGTGAAAGATGCCTGCAACTGCTGCGATTTCTGCGGAAAC GGTCCAGGTGAGCACTGCGGTGgagaattcaatattttaggAATGTGCGGAAAGGGCATGGAGTGCGTTTCCAACAACGTAAACGAGCCCACCACATTTCCCGAAGGATTGTGCGTGTGGAAAATGAGAACTGCGTTCCAGCCAGgcaagaagcagcagcagcagccggccaAATTGCAAACGCCACCGCCAGGACTAAAATTTGTGCCCCAGAAGCAGCAATGGCTTAGAAGCAAGGCGTGGAGGAAATTCAGTGCCAATCAGCCGCAAAGAGAAGGAAAGGTAGCCAAGAAGGGTCAACAGACATCCTTCAATTGA
- the LOC135943655 gene encoding zinc metalloproteinase nas-13-like: MQPGLCQLFLVLYGLWMVTARPSEDAAAAAPPDDFPSLPPILHPGYFSPDYKGNMIPGLVSSWSPNDPTNVWELSGLREGDIMEDGPKSRNVVSDPESLWADATIPYILEPMFTDAERKTIREGMEMIQKDTCFKFRPFRIGDMDFVYIQGGPTGCWSYVGRQGGGQVVNLQRAGCVYKGVVAHELLHAAGFFHQQSAADRDEYVFVNYTNIQSGRESNFDKYNESVVSDFGVGYDYGSVMHYSRKAFSKNGEDTLVPLKDGAEIGNRDSVTDKDMAKLKAKYGCSEGSEATEAPSNYGNMMFEAGNQLLSLFVSPPN, encoded by the exons ATGCAGCCAGGCCTCtgccaattatttttggtcCTTTATGGCCTGTGGATGGTGACGGCGCGTCCTTCTGAGGACGCAGCGGCCGCCGCTCCACCCGACGACTTCCCTTCACTGCCGCCCATTCTCCACCCTGGCTACTTCAGCCCAGACTACAAAGGAAACATGATCC CCGGACTGGTCTCCTCATGGTCACCGAACGACCCCACAAACGTCTGGGAGCTGTCCGGGCTGAGAGAGGGCGACATCATGGAGGACGGGCCCAAGTCGAGGAACGTCGTCAGTGACCCTGAGTCTCTGTGGGCGGACGCGACCATTCCGTACATTTTAGAGCCAATGTTCA CCGATGCTGAGCGTAAAACAATTAGGGAAGGCATGGAAATGATCCAAAAGGACACATGCTTCAAATTCCGTCCATTCAGAATCGGAGACATGGACTTCGTCTACATACAGGGTGGTCCGACCGGCTGCTGGTCGTACGTTGGGCGTCAGGGTGGCGGGCAGGTCGTCAACCTGCAGAGAGCAGGGTGCGTATACAAAGGAGTGGTGGCTCACGAGCTGCTGCACGCCGCCGGCTTTTTCCACCAACAAAGCGCCGCCGACAGGGACGAGTATGTATTCGTCAACTACACAAACATTCAGTCAG GACGCGAAAGCAACTTCGACAAATACAACGAGTCGGTCGTGTCTGATTTTGGAGTAGGTTACGACTACGGCAGCGTAATGCACTACAGCAGAAAGGCATTCTCAAAGAACGGCGAGGACACTCTGGTGCCACTC aaAGATGGAGCCGAAATTGGCAACCGAGATAGCGTCACAGACAAAGACATGGCCAAGCTGAAGGCAAAGTACGGATGCAGCGAGGGGAGCGAGGCCACCGAAGCCCCTTCCAACTACGGCAACATGATGTTCGAGGCTGGAAACCAACTCCTCTCCCTCTTTGTCTCACCgccgaattaa